A genomic segment from Triplophysa dalaica isolate WHDGS20190420 chromosome 22, ASM1584641v1, whole genome shotgun sequence encodes:
- the ripk4 gene encoding receptor-interacting serine/threonine-protein kinase 4, which yields MDVPENSPGIMGLLKTFDASEFGSWEKIGSGGFGQVYKVRHMQWKTWLAIKCPPSLHSDEKERAELLGEAKKMEAAKFRYILPVYGICSDPQGLVMEYMETGSLETLLASEPLPWELRFRIIHETAVGMNFLHCMNPPLLHLDLKPANILLDAHYHVKISDFGLARWNGFSRNDDMSRDGFCGTIAYLPPERIIEKDRISDIKHDVYSFSIVIWGILTQKKPYQGENNILHIMVKVVKGARPDLGIIPRSRPQACSGFLSLMQKCWAQSPEARPSFQEITSEAEELCTKPHEERRASVSSEADCSPCHAPASSEQTNNQKPVRPKSAMLPEKDCSLSQLLSQIDSGFSRSLSNIKEESLESNDNTSKRLSGISSVDSAFSSQGSITLSFEKENVEKNDSSEIQKKKLCEAIRTEDIAKLMKILQPQDVDLLLEGSCNLLHFAVVLANEEAVKFLLLSNCNPNLPNVNGATPLHLAAEKRMKAVAEILLSRKTTNVNAKDEDQYTPLHFAAQNGDEALTRLLLDRSASINEVDAQGRTPTHIACHHGQENVVRVLLSRGADVHVNGKDDWTALHLAAWKGHLGIVKLLVKQAGADINGQTSDGRTPLHLASQRGQYRVARILVELGANVHLTSDGLHGPLHIAAETGHTSTSRLLVKHGANIQSQTATGCTALHLAAQNGHLPTTKMLLAEGADPQSRNHALRTPCHLAAETGHSEVLKELLQSCPEVTNAQDENGFTPLHLAVSGRHKDIICVLLESGANTAPLSPQPAPERTIEYTSESEPESPVPLTPRKVVILKLTSTKRNDAPQIPVDSLCETATC from the exons ATGGATGTCCCAGAGAACTCCCCAGGGATTATGGGGCTGCTGAAAACTTTCGACGCTTCAGAGTTTGGGAGTTGGGAAAAGATTGGCTCCGGCGGCTTCGGACAGGTGTACAAAGTGCGACACATGCAGTGGAAAACATGGCTGGCTATCAAGTGCCCTCCTAGTCTTCACTCCGATGAGAA GGAACGTGCTGAACTGTTAGGGGAGGCAAAGAAGATGGAGGCGGCTAAGTTCCGCTACATACTCCCCGTGTACGGCATCTGCAGCGACCCGCAGGGACTGGTGATGGAGTACATGGAGACAGGCTCCCTCGAAACCCTGCTGGCCTCTGAACCACTGCCCTGGGAACTGCGATTCCGCATCATCCACGAGACGGCGGTGGGGATGAACTTTCTGCATTGCATGAACCCACCGCTCCTTCATCTCGACCTGAAACCTGCCAACATCCTGCTGGACGCACATTACCATGTCAAG ATCTCTGACTTTGGCCTGGCTAGGTGGAACGGCTTTTCCAGGAACGATGATATGAGCCGCGATGGTTTCTGTGGCACTATTGCTTATCTCCCTCCAGAGAGAATCATTGAAAAAGATCGAATATCTGACATTAAACATGATGTGTACAG CTTTTCAATTGTTATCTGGGGGATTCTCACACAAAAGAAGCCATATCAAG GGGAGAACAACATCCTGCACATAATGGTGAAGGTTGTGAAAGGGGCTCGTCCAGATCTTGGGATTATCCCCCGCAGTCGCCCCCAGGCCTGCTCCGGGTTCTTGTCCCTTATGCAGAAGTGCTGGGCACAATCTCCAGAGGCCAGACCCAGTTTTCAAG AGATCACGTCAGAGGCGGAGGAGTTGTGCACTAAACCCCATGAGGAGCGGAGGGCTTCGGTTTCTTCAGAAGCAGATTGTTCCCCCTGCCATGCCCCTGCCTCCAGTGAACAG ACCAACAACCAAAAGCCAGTGAGGCCAAAGTCAGCCATGTTACCTGAGAAAGATTGCAGCCTCTCTCAACTGCTAAGCCAAATCGATTCAGGCTTCTCTCGCAGTTTAAGCAACATCAAAGAGGAATCCCTGGAGAGCAATGACAATACTAGCAAAAGACTGTCAGGCATCTCCTCTGTGGACTCGGCTTTCTCGTCTCAGGGCTCCATCACTTTGTCCTTTGAGAAGgaaaatgttgagaaaaatG ACTCTAGTGAGATACAGAAGAAGAAACTCTGTGAAGCTATTCGCACCGAGGATATCGCCAAGCTCATGAAGATCCTCCAGCCCCAGGATGTCGACTTGCTCTTGGAAGGTTCCTGCAATCTGCTTCACTTTGCCGTGGTGCTGGCCAACGAGGAGGCTGTTAAATTTCTGTTGCTTAGCAACTGCAATCCGAATTTGCCTAATGTTAACGGAGCAACGCCCCTCCACCTGGCCGCCGAAAAACGAATGAAAGCAGTGGCCGAGATTCTCCTGAGCCGCAAAACCACCAACGTCAACGCCAAGGACGAGGACCAGTACACCCCTCTGCATTTCGCAGCCCAAAATGGAGACGAAGCCCTGACCCGTTTACTGTTAGACCGTTCTGCCTCCATTAACGAAGTGGACGCTCAGGGTCGCACGCCGACGCACATTGCCTGCCACCACGGACAGGAAAACGTGGTACGGGTTTTGCTAAGTCGTGGAGCGGACGTCCACGTGAATGGTAAAGATGATTGGACGGCGCTGCATCTGGCTGCATGGAAAGGGCACCTGGGAATCGTGAAGCTCCTGGTGAAGCAGGCGGGTGCTGACATTAACGGGCAAACGTCAGACGGACGCACGCCGCTCCATCTGGCGTCGCAGAGGGGCCAATATCGGGTGGCGCGGATCCTGGTGGAGCTCGGGGCTAATGTGCACCTGACATCCGACGGCCTCCACGGTCCGCTTCACATAGCGGCAGAAACTGGCCACACCAGCACTTCGAGGTTGCTTGTCAAACACGGCGCCAACATTCAAAGTCAAACTGCAACCGGTTGCACCGCCTTGCATCTGGCTGCCCAAAACGGCCACTTGCCCACTACCAAAATGCTGCTGGCGGAGGGCGCCGACCCTCAGAGTCGGAACCACGCTCTTCGCACGCCGTGTCACCTGGCTGCCGAGACTGGCCACTCTGAAGTGCTCAAAGAGCTTTTGCAGAGTTGCCCTGAAGTCACCAACGCTCAGGATGAAAACGGGTTCACGCCACTTCACCTCGCTGTAAGCGGCAGACACAAAGACATCATTTGCGTCCTGCTCGAAAGCGGTGCCAACACTGCTCCGCTCTCTCCTCAACCTGCCCCAGAGCGCACGATAGAGTACACGTCGGAATCTGAGCCGGAAAGTCCGGTTCCTCTCACCCCCAGGAAAGTGGTGATTTTGAAACTCACCAGCACCAAACGCAATGATGCCCCACAAATCCCTGTAGACTCGCTTTGTGAAACAGCCACTTGTTGA
- the nsun5 gene encoding probable 28S rRNA (cytosine-C(5))-methyltransferase — MALYNKAAEILEKVEQKKGAVKTLVYESKYENIKQLFALVCETHKYSSVLQEIINSTSFLKETKLRIHVAKVLAYDLLIGRGLKCGGSWKVVMMKHRSRLQAALARIKIKRKVSRNEDLLPSGFKEMQGDVIPRFVRVNTLKTTVEDVIDYLKREGFTYQGTACRLEDLDQLSGKSFLCDLHLKDLLVFSSKMDFHNHFLYKAGHIILQDKASCLPAFFLNPPVGSHVIDACAAPGNKTSHLAAIMKNKGKLFAFDLDTKRLSTMSTLLLRAGVTCQQLANQDFLKVDPQSSEYKEVKYILLDPSCSGSGMVCLRDEALEPQEDKRLQSLAAFQLRCLNNALQFPQVQRVVYSTCSVHSEENENVVSACLEQNPGFRLVNLLPNWPERGHDPFKQCLRANPAKTRTHGFFVALLEKRSPQRVGENVPITTTLPTGGEEKQDIQQSNAPDEEQENSETVSKDPTNSGSKKKRKRNRKKPKI, encoded by the exons ATGGCTCTCTATAACAAAGCAGCAGAGATTCTTGAAAAAGTGGAGCAGAAAAAGGGGGCCGTGAAAACGCTCGTCTATGAAAGTAAATACGAA aacATCAAACAACTCTTTGCACTCGTATGCGAGACACACAAATACTCATCGGTCCTGCAGGAGATCATCAACAGCACCAGCTttctaaaagaaacaaaactcCGGATTCATGTAGCAAAG GTGCTGGCGTATGACCTGCTCATTGGACGTGGGTTGAAATGCGGGGGGAGCTGGAAGGTCGTGATGATGAAACATCGATCCAGACTACAAGCTGCTCTGGCACGAATTAAAATTAAGAGGAAAGTGAGTCGAAATGAGGATCTGCTACCTTCCGGTTTCAAGGAGATGCAAG GTGACGTTATTCCACGATTCGTGCGGGTGAACACATTGAAAACAACTGTTGAGGATGTCATTGActatttaaaaagagaaggaTTTACATATCAGGGTACAGCTTGTCG GCTTGAAGATCTTGATCAGCTGTCTGGGAAATCATTTCTCTGTGATCTTCATCTCAAAGATCTTCTGGTTTTCAGTTCAAAAATGGACTTTCACAATCACTTCCTCTATAAAGCAGGCCACATTATATTGCAGGATAAG gCCAGCTGTCTTCCTGCTTTTTTCCTGAACCCCCCAGTCGGCAGTCATGTGATTGACGCTTGTGCAGCTCCAGGAAACAAAACCAGCCATCTAGCTGccataatgaaaaataaagg GAAGCTGTTCGCTTTTGATCTCGACACAAAACGCCTGTCCACCATGAGCACCCTTCTTTTGCGTGCCGGGGTCACATGTCAACAGCTGGCCAATCAGGATTTTCTGAAGGTAGACCCACAGAGCTCTGAATATAAGGAGGTTAAGTACATCCTTCTGGACCCCTCTTGTAGTGGATCAG GAATGGTGTGTTTGCGAGACGAAGCATTAGAGCCGCAGGAGGACAAGCGTCTGCAGTCGCTAGCTGCATTTCAACTGCGCTGTCTCAACAACGCGCTGCAGTTTCCTCAGGTGCAACGTGTCGTGTATTCCACCTGCTCCGTTCACTCAGAAGAGAATGAGAATGTGGTGTCTGCCTGCCTGGAACAGAACCCTGGATTCAG ATTAGTCAATCTTCTTCCAAACTGGCCAGAGAGGGGTCACGACCCTTTCAAACAGTGCCTGCGTGCCAACCCAGCAAAAACACGGACTCATGGGTTTTTTGTGGCCTTGTTGGAGAAACGTTCCCCGCAGAGAGTTGGAGAAAATGTCCCGATTAC CACAACATTGCCCACTGGTGGTGAGGAAAAGCAGGACATACAGCAGTCTAATGCACCTGATGAGGAACAAGAGAACTCCGAGACTGTGAGCAAGGATCCTACAAACTCAGGATCAAAGAAGAAAAGGAAGAGAAACCGAAAAAAACCCAAAATCTAG